Sequence from the Deinococcus malanensis genome:
AATTGCCATCGTGTGTGCAGGCACCGATGCCCGCGTGAGCCTGGAAGACGTGTACGCCGCCGGCGTGCTGGCCGAGTACCTGCTGGCGCTGGGCGGATTCAGCATCGACGACGGCGCGCGCATCGCGCTGACCATGCGCCGCAACGTCGGGAACCCCATCGAGGCCCTGTCCAGCAGCGTTCACGGTGAGCGGCTGGGCCAGCTGGGCCTGGGCGAGGACGTGCGGTATGCCGCGCAGGTCAGCACCAGTACGCTGGTGCCGGTCCTGGTTTCCGGCGAGGACGTGCCGGAAAGCACCCTGAAATTCACCGCTGGCTAAGCCCCCATTTGCTTGTGACAAGGTTGTGGCCACTCTGTGAGGCGGCTCATCGCCGGCCCCTAGACTTCCCAAATGTCCCGTCATGCACTGCTTGCCGCGCTGATGCTTACCGGCTGGAGCGCCGCAGCTCCCTATACTGATACCAAGAATGGTTTCGCCGTTACGCCTCCACCGGGCTGGCAGAAGGCCGCCCATCCCGGGACAGTGCTGGTTTACGTGGTGCCTCAGCCTGTGCAGCAGTTCTCCCCCAATCTGAACGTGGTGGTGCAGCCCCTCCCCAAGGGCATGACGCAGGCGCAGTATCACCAGCTCAGCCTGGCCCAGATCCCCAAGGTCTTCCCGGAAGGCAAGGTGCTGGCCCACCGCGCGGTCACGCTGGGCGGACAGAAGGCCAACGAACTGGTGTATACCGGCCTTCAGGGACAGTTCAGGCTGCATTTTGTGGCCACCTACGCTGTGCGGGGCAGCAACGCCTATATCGTGACGTTCACCACCATCCGAGGTCAGGAAGCGGCACTCAAGACGCCCATGGCCAATTTTCTGAAGAGCTTCAAATTTACGCGTTAAAACGGGCTGCGCTGCGGACTTCGACGCTCCTGGAGCCATAGGTCATGCTGGGTGGATTCAAGATGAGATGGCTGCCGGAGAGCAAGGCGTCGAACTCAGGTGGTTCAGACGCGTACTAGAACTCAGCTCAGCCCCCTGATGGCGGTAACCCGGAAGGAAAGAATCCAGCCAGGCCAGAACATCGTGCGCAACTGCGCGGGCCTGACCGCCAGGCAACCCACCAATCGTCGGCTGCGTACCTGCGGCGTGTGCTGGTCGTCCGGTACCCTGTAGCGCGTGACTGATCTTGAACTTCCCGCTGTGACTCCGGTGGAGGCGGTGAACTGGGCCGAAATTCCCAGCCCGGCCTTCGTCCTGGACGAATCCAGACTGCGCCGGAACCTCTCCTTGATTTCGCAGGTACAGCGTGAAAGCGGCGCGCAGATTATCGTGGCCTTCAAAGGGTTTGCGATGTGGAGTACCTTCCCGCTGCTGCGCGAATACGGAATTACCGGCGCCACAGCCAGCAGCCTCAACGAGGCGATTCTGGCCCGGGAGGAGATGCGGGGCGAGGTTCATGTGTATGCCCCCGCCTACAGCGACGAGGACTTTCCCCGGATTCTGGAACTGGCTGATCACCTGATTTTCAATTCCTTCGGGCAGTGGGAACGCTTCCGGCCTCAGGTGCAGGCGGCCCGGGAGCAGGGCCGCTCCCTGCAGGTCGGTATCCGTGTCAACCACGAGTACGGCGAGGTCGAAACGGACCTATACAATCCCGCCGGCCCCTTTTCCCGCCTGGGAGTGACGCGCCGCGAATTCCGCGAGGATCTGCTCGACGGTGTCGATGGCCTGCACTTTCACAGCCTGTGCGAGAATGACTCCTCCACGCTGGAGCGCACCCTGGTCGCCTTCGAGGAGAAGTTCGGTGAGTTCCTGGGTCACATGAAATGGGTCAACTTCGGTGGGGGACACCTGATGACGCGGGCGGGCTACGACATTCCACGTCTGATCCGGGTGATCCGGGAGTTCAAGGCCCGGCATGGGGTCCACGTGATCCTGGAGCCAGGCAGCGCTTTTGGCTGGCAGACCGGCTGGCTGGTCAGCAGCGTGCTGGATGTGGTGCACAACGTTAAGGACGCGGCAGTGCTGGACGTTTCCGTATCCGCGCATATGCCCGATGTGCTGGAAATGCCGTACCGTCCCAGGATCCTGGGCGCCGGTGACCCGCCGGAGCAGGGGCAGCACCGCTCGGACGACGGCACCCCCGTGGCAGCGGGCCACCCCTACATCATCGGGGGCACGACCTGTCTGGCTGGAGACGTGATCGGGGAGTACATCTTTGACCAGCCCCTGCAGATCGGGGACCGGATTGTGTTTGACGACATGATCCACTACACCATGGTCAAGACCACGTTCTTCAACGGCGTCAAGCACCCGGACATCGGCATTCTGCGCACGGACGGCCGGTATGACCGAGTCAAATCCTTCGGCTACAAGGAGTTCAAGGCCAAACTCAGCTGAGGTTGTCCAGCAGACAGGCTCCGGCCGGGTGGCTGGAGCCTGTCTGCTGCTGGAAAACTCGGTGAAAGAGGAACCCTTGCGTGGTATCACCACGCGCCGATTAGAACCCGGGCGTCCCCTGTGAACTGGACGCGCTGCGGGAAAATTCAGGCCGGGGATGGGGCGACGTACCGGACTTGCCAGTCATCCCCAGCGGGGAAGGTTAGATCGGGAACGTTACTTGCGGTAGATCTTGGGAACGCCGCCGACAGTGCGGATGGTGCCGCCTTCGAAGTCCGCCGCCCAGCCGCCGTTGAGCAGATACTGATCACGGGTCGGGAAGCCCAGGAAACTGCCGGAGCCACCCAGTCCCTGGTAGGTCTTCAGGACGGCGCCCTGCAGCCAGAAGGTGCCGTACTTCTCGGTGCCGTACAGGGCGCCGTTCTGGAAGAAACCGTACAGGCCACTGGTGCCGTAGGGATTGCGGGGAATGACCTTCTCGTCACCAGCAGCCCATCCCAGACGGCTGGGAGGACGCGTGGCGCCGTTCTCTGCGCGTGCCAGGGCTATGTAACGTTCGAGCAGGCGGCCGTGAACCGAGTACGAGCGGCTGCTGCCGTTGGCATGCAGGAGTACAGCGTCACCATAGGCCCCGACGCCCTTGAACTTCTGCCACCAGCCGTCGCCCCAGGGGACCGCATAGGTGGTCGCGGCGCCCAGAGACTCGTCGCCCTTCAGCCGGTCATAGGCTTCAGCCATGGCCCGGTCAATGGTGCCGTCCCGGCGCTCACCCGCCTGGATCTGCGTGGTCGGGGTCTGCACCGGCTCCTGCGCCTTGGGCTGAGCCTGAGGCTGCGTCATGGGTTGCGTGGAATTCTCGGGTGTTTGCGTCACCGTGCCAGATGCTGTTCCCTTGGCGGCTGGTGCCTTGTCCGCAGTGCCGACGCGGAAGGTGGCCACGTCGGTGGTCCAACCGTCGGCTGGCAGTGGGTTGACCACGATGCTCAGCGCACGGGCCAGATTTTCCTGCCCCTTAAGCCGCACCTCGGCAAAGCCCTGGTCGTCTGCAAAAGTGGCGATGTCGTCCAGGTCAAGCTCGCGTTTGCTGGCCAGAGCCAGAAGCCTGTCCTGTCCGTTGGGACCGCCCACCGTGAAGGTGTACTTGGCACCCTGCTTGGGGAAAACACGGGTGACACCGGCTTTCATAAAGTTGCTTTCCTCGAAATTGTTGGGGAAAAACAGGTCCACCTCGCCGTTGGCGTTGATGTTGAACAGGTAGACATAGGCGTCCTGATTGGTTTTCAGACCGATGCTGAGGGTCTCGCCCTTGCGGTAAAGAGGGTTGCCCTTTCCGCTTGCGTCACGGTTGACCCAGACCTGGACGTCCAGCTTGGTCTCGACCGGATTAACGATGATGCTCTGGGCAGTAATCTTGGCTGGCCCTGCGCTGGCAGCACACAGGCCGAGCAAACCTGTCAGGGTCAGAATGCCTCGTACGTTCCTTTGCATGGTAGATCCTCCTCGGTACGCCTGACGCTAAAGGCTGAATCTGACCAGTCACTGAAAATTGCGTTCACAACAACAGTAATAAAGTTCGCCTCAATGGTCGCTGAAGATAGAACGGTGTTTGTGGGTGAGGAATAAGTCGTCCCTGATGAACAGGTGATGCCTGACTTCTGCCCCGTGGATTCTTCTCAGAAGGCAGCCGGTACGCTGCGGGGCATGCGCCTTCCAGTGATGGTTCTGACCCTCGGGGTCCTGTGCGTTCAGGCGGCACATGCCCACGGAACAC
This genomic interval carries:
- a CDS encoding DUF4384 domain-containing protein; the protein is MQRNVRGILTLTGLLGLCAASAGPAKITAQSIIVNPVETKLDVQVWVNRDASGKGNPLYRKGETLSIGLKTNQDAYVYLFNINANGEVDLFFPNNFEESNFMKAGVTRVFPKQGAKYTFTVGGPNGQDRLLALASKRELDLDDIATFADDQGFAEVRLKGQENLARALSIVVNPLPADGWTTDVATFRVGTADKAPAAKGTASGTVTQTPENSTQPMTQPQAQPKAQEPVQTPTTQIQAGERRDGTIDRAMAEAYDRLKGDESLGAATTYAVPWGDGWWQKFKGVGAYGDAVLLHANGSSRSYSVHGRLLERYIALARAENGATRPPSRLGWAAGDEKVIPRNPYGTSGLYGFFQNGALYGTEKYGTFWLQGAVLKTYQGLGGSGSFLGFPTRDQYLLNGGWAADFEGGTIRTVGGVPKIYRK
- a CDS encoding DcrB-related protein, giving the protein MSRHALLAALMLTGWSAAAPYTDTKNGFAVTPPPGWQKAAHPGTVLVYVVPQPVQQFSPNLNVVVQPLPKGMTQAQYHQLSLAQIPKVFPEGKVLAHRAVTLGGQKANELVYTGLQGQFRLHFVATYAVRGSNAYIVTFTTIRGQEAALKTPMANFLKSFKFTR
- the nspC gene encoding carboxynorspermidine decarboxylase, encoding MTDLELPAVTPVEAVNWAEIPSPAFVLDESRLRRNLSLISQVQRESGAQIIVAFKGFAMWSTFPLLREYGITGATASSLNEAILAREEMRGEVHVYAPAYSDEDFPRILELADHLIFNSFGQWERFRPQVQAAREQGRSLQVGIRVNHEYGEVETDLYNPAGPFSRLGVTRREFREDLLDGVDGLHFHSLCENDSSTLERTLVAFEEKFGEFLGHMKWVNFGGGHLMTRAGYDIPRLIRVIREFKARHGVHVILEPGSAFGWQTGWLVSSVLDVVHNVKDAAVLDVSVSAHMPDVLEMPYRPRILGAGDPPEQGQHRSDDGTPVAAGHPYIIGGTTCLAGDVIGEYIFDQPLQIGDRIVFDDMIHYTMVKTTFFNGVKHPDIGILRTDGRYDRVKSFGYKEFKAKLS